A genome region from Microplitis demolitor isolate Queensland-Clemson2020A chromosome 1, iyMicDemo2.1a, whole genome shotgun sequence includes the following:
- the LOC128667858 gene encoding GATA zinc finger domain-containing protein 4-like: NNNNNNNNNNNNNNNNNNNNNNNNNNNNNNNNHNNNNNNNNNNDNNNNNNNNNNNKNNNNNNNNNNNNNNDNNNNNNNSNNDNNNNNNNNNNNIINYNINNNSNNN; this comes from the exons aataataataataataataataataataataataataataataataataataataataataataataataataataataataataataataataatcataataataataataataataataataataatgataataataataataataataataataataataataaaaataataataataataataataataataataataataacaatgataataataataacaataa taatagtaataatgataataataataataataataataataataataatattattaattataatattaataataatagtaataataat
- the LOC128668210 gene encoding probable serine/threonine-protein kinase clkA codes for NNNNNINSNNNNNNNNNNNNNNNNNNNNNNNNNNNNNNNNNNNNNNNNNNNNNNNNNNNNNNNNNNNNNNNNNNNNNNNNNNNNNNNNNNNNNNNNNNNNNNNNNNNNNHNHNNNNNNNNNDNNNNNNNNNKNNNNNNNNNNNNSNNNNNNNNYNTNSNNNNNNNNNNNNNNNNNNNNNNNNNNNNNNNNNNNNNNNYNNYNNNNNNNNKNNNINNNNDNNNNNNNNNNNNNYNNNNNNNKNNNINNNNDNNNNNNNNNNNNNNNNNNNNNNNNNNNNNNNNNNNNNNNNNNNNNNARGACCAASGGLIYPVAHRGQCRLASHLLAYQSHNKLYVGLTPQRKVILSSRQY; via the exons aataataataataatattaacagtaataataataataataataataataataataataataataataataataataataataataataataataataataataataataataataataataataataataataataataataataataataataataataataataacaataataataataataataat aataataataataataataataataataataataataataataataataataataataataataataataataataataataataataataataataataataataataataataataataataataataataataatcataatcataataataataataataataataataatgataataataataataataataataataataaaaataataataataataataataataataataataa tagtaataataataataataataataattataatactaatagtaataataataataataataataataataataataataataataataataataataataataataataataataataataataataataataataataataataataataataataattataataattataataataataataataataataataaaaataataatattaataataataatgataataataataataataataataataataataataataattataataataataataataataataaaaataataatattaataataataatgataataataataataataataataataataataataataataataataataataataataataataataataataataataataataataataataataataataataataataataataataataataataataataacgccCGCGGTGCATGTTGTGCGGCCAGCGGGGGTCTTATTTACCCCGTGGCGCATCGTGGGCAATGTAGGCTGGCCTCCCATCTGCTGGCCTACCAATCGCACAACAAACTTTACGTTGGGTTAACTCCCCAACGTAAAGTAATACTGAGTTCAAGACAATACTGA